In a genomic window of Curtobacterium sp. MCBD17_035:
- a CDS encoding ROK family glucokinase: MHAIGIDIGGTKIAGAVVSELGEIVAEDRVPTNAADPTAMLDDVVSMVERLRAEHAIEAVGVAAPGFIDASQSIVYYTPNIRWRNEPLRQRLQERLGDVHITVDNDANAAGWAEFRFGAGRLVSDMTMLTIGTGVGGAIVTEDRLFRGGFGTGGEIGHLRIVPNGLPCGCGARGCIEQYGSGRALQRMANDVADAGGIGVALAEARDANGGTLDGQIVGDLILADDPGALAALRRLGRHLGEACASLSAVLDPQLFVFGGGVASAGDRLLEPIRQAYLNNLPARGYHPEPDFVIAELVNDAGVVGAADLARIHARTA, translated from the coding sequence GTGCATGCCATCGGAATCGACATCGGGGGCACGAAGATCGCGGGCGCGGTCGTCTCCGAACTCGGCGAGATCGTCGCGGAGGACCGGGTCCCCACCAACGCCGCGGACCCCACCGCCATGCTCGACGACGTCGTCTCGATGGTCGAACGCCTCCGCGCGGAGCACGCGATCGAGGCCGTCGGTGTCGCGGCTCCCGGGTTCATCGACGCCTCGCAGTCGATCGTCTACTACACGCCGAACATCCGGTGGCGGAACGAGCCGCTGCGGCAGCGGCTGCAGGAACGCCTCGGCGACGTGCACATCACCGTCGACAACGACGCCAACGCCGCGGGCTGGGCGGAGTTCCGCTTCGGTGCCGGCCGCCTCGTCAGCGACATGACGATGCTCACGATCGGCACCGGTGTCGGCGGGGCGATCGTCACCGAGGACCGCTTGTTCCGCGGCGGCTTCGGCACCGGTGGCGAGATCGGCCACCTCCGCATCGTCCCGAACGGCCTCCCGTGCGGCTGTGGCGCGCGCGGGTGCATCGAGCAGTACGGCTCGGGTCGGGCGCTGCAGCGGATGGCGAACGACGTCGCGGACGCCGGTGGGATCGGTGTCGCCCTCGCCGAGGCCCGCGACGCCAACGGCGGCACGCTGGACGGGCAGATCGTCGGCGACCTCATCCTCGCCGACGACCCGGGGGCCCTCGCGGCGCTCCGTCGACTCGGACGACACCTGGGCGAGGCGTGCGCGTCGCTGTCGGCCGTGCTCGACCCGCAGCTGTTCGTGTTCGGGGGTGGGGTCGCGAGCGCGGGGGACCGCCTGCTCGAACCGATCCGTCAGGCGTACCTGAACAACCTGCCCGCGCGGGGTTACCATCCGGAGCCGGACTTCGTCATCGCGGAGCTCGTGAACGACGCGGGTGTCGTCGGTGCCGCGGACCTGGCGCGGATCCACGCGCGGACCGCCTGA
- a CDS encoding long-chain fatty acid--CoA ligase: MHDHRTSPEGTDQTHADAGHGSAARILVERAAATPDRGLLAQRHGERWVPMSAASVLARVRAVAKGLVAAGLEPGAHIAVLSRTRSEWTIVDFAIWHAGLVSVPVYETSSPDQVRYILQDSESVAIVVESEEHARRVAGVAPDLPRLAQHWTIDGGGLDDLARLGEPVTDAELDARLDAASAHDDATIIYTSGTTGRPKGCVLRHDNFTTLVEGAAEAMADVVEDGASTLLFIPMAHVFARFIAVMSIGTGVLVGHEPDTKDLMHAVATFRPTFLLAVPRVFEKIYNAAEQKAAVGGRGRVFRLAADTAVEHSEALATGTVPLGLRLRFRLFDRLVYAKLREALGGRVRYAISGSAPLSPRLAHFFRSVGVLVLEGYGLTETTAPATVNRAAEIRIGSVGRALPGVEVRIADDGEILVRGVDVFDRYWNRPDATEQAFVDGWFRTGDLGTLDEHGVLTVTGRAKELIVTASGKNVAPAPLEDAVREHPLVAQVVVVGEGKPFVAALVTLDSEMLAGWCAANGIVPALTPRSAAHDARVHTAVQHAIDAANQRVSRAESIRSFTILDAEFTEASGHLTPKLTVKRDRVLFDHAADVEHIYSGSEVQTTAVPVVEHRHRGY, translated from the coding sequence GTGCACGATCACCGAACCTCACCGGAGGGGACCGACCAGACCCACGCGGACGCCGGGCACGGTTCCGCCGCCCGGATCCTCGTCGAACGGGCCGCGGCGACGCCCGATCGCGGACTCCTCGCCCAGCGGCACGGGGAACGGTGGGTGCCGATGAGCGCTGCGAGCGTCCTCGCCCGCGTCCGCGCCGTCGCCAAGGGGCTCGTCGCCGCGGGACTCGAGCCGGGCGCCCACATCGCCGTGCTGTCCCGCACGCGGTCGGAGTGGACCATCGTCGACTTCGCGATCTGGCACGCGGGTCTGGTGTCGGTGCCCGTCTACGAGACGAGCTCGCCCGACCAGGTCCGGTACATCCTCCAGGACTCCGAGTCCGTCGCGATCGTCGTCGAGAGCGAGGAGCACGCACGCCGTGTGGCGGGCGTCGCGCCGGACCTCCCGCGTCTCGCGCAGCACTGGACCATCGACGGCGGCGGGCTCGACGACCTGGCGCGACTCGGCGAACCGGTGACCGACGCCGAGCTGGACGCCCGCCTCGACGCGGCGTCCGCGCACGACGACGCGACCATCATCTACACCTCCGGCACGACGGGTCGGCCGAAGGGCTGCGTCCTCCGTCACGACAACTTCACGACGCTCGTCGAGGGTGCGGCGGAGGCGATGGCGGACGTCGTCGAGGACGGCGCGTCGACACTGCTGTTCATCCCCATGGCGCACGTGTTCGCGCGGTTCATCGCCGTCATGTCGATCGGGACCGGTGTGCTCGTCGGTCACGAGCCGGACACCAAGGACCTCATGCACGCGGTCGCCACGTTCCGGCCGACGTTCCTGCTCGCTGTCCCGCGCGTGTTCGAGAAGATCTACAACGCGGCCGAGCAGAAGGCGGCCGTCGGCGGACGCGGCCGGGTGTTCCGGCTGGCGGCCGACACCGCGGTCGAGCACTCCGAGGCGCTCGCCACCGGGACGGTCCCGCTCGGCCTCCGCCTGCGGTTCCGGCTGTTCGACCGGCTCGTCTACGCGAAGCTCCGCGAAGCGCTCGGCGGTCGGGTGCGGTACGCGATCAGTGGGTCGGCGCCGCTGTCGCCCCGCCTGGCCCATTTCTTCCGGTCCGTCGGGGTGCTCGTGCTCGAGGGCTACGGCCTGACCGAGACGACCGCACCCGCGACCGTCAACCGGGCGGCGGAGATCCGCATCGGGTCCGTCGGCCGCGCCCTCCCCGGCGTCGAGGTGCGGATCGCCGACGACGGCGAGATCCTCGTCCGTGGCGTCGACGTGTTCGACCGGTACTGGAACCGCCCCGACGCCACCGAGCAGGCGTTCGTCGACGGCTGGTTCCGCACCGGTGACCTCGGGACGCTCGACGAGCACGGCGTCCTGACCGTCACCGGGCGCGCGAAGGAGCTCATCGTCACCGCGAGCGGCAAGAACGTCGCACCCGCCCCGCTCGAGGACGCCGTGCGCGAGCACCCGCTCGTCGCGCAGGTCGTCGTCGTCGGCGAGGGCAAGCCGTTCGTCGCGGCGCTCGTCACCCTGGACTCCGAGATGCTGGCCGGCTGGTGCGCGGCCAACGGGATCGTCCCCGCGCTCACCCCCCGGAGCGCCGCCCACGACGCACGCGTCCACACGGCCGTGCAGCACGCGATCGACGCCGCGAACCAGCGCGTGTCCCGCGCCGAGTCGATCCGCTCGTTCACGATCCTGGACGCCGAGTTCACGGAGGCGTCCGGGCACCTCACGCCGAAGCTCACCGTCAAGCGGGACCGGGTGCTCTTCGACCACGCCGCCGACGTCGAGCACATCTACTCGGGCTCCGAGGTGCAGACCACCGCGGTGCCGGTCGTCGAGCACCGGCACCGCGGGTACTGA
- a CDS encoding lysophospholipid acyltransferase family protein, with protein sequence MLYWVLKNLLIGPLLTAVFRPWVVGREHVPATGPVIFASNHVSFIDSVILPVVLDRRISFLAKSDYFTGRGIKGWATKTAFGALGQLPIDRSGGKASEASLRTGLGVLARGEQLGIYPEGTRSPDGRLYRGRTGVARMVLEGRVPVVPVAMVGTREVMAIGQHVPKIKRVGVVFGEPLDFSRFTGLESDRFILRSVTDEIMHELRRLSHQEYADVYASSVKERGAAALRSTGQRVGSTAGEQGATLPR encoded by the coding sequence ATGCTCTACTGGGTGCTCAAGAACCTGCTCATCGGACCACTGCTCACGGCGGTGTTCCGCCCGTGGGTCGTCGGGCGTGAGCACGTTCCGGCGACGGGTCCCGTCATCTTCGCCAGCAACCACGTGTCGTTCATCGACTCCGTGATCCTGCCGGTCGTGCTCGACCGCCGGATCTCGTTCCTCGCCAAGAGCGACTACTTCACCGGTCGTGGGATCAAGGGCTGGGCCACGAAGACCGCCTTCGGCGCGCTCGGCCAGCTGCCCATCGATCGATCGGGCGGCAAGGCGAGCGAGGCCTCCCTGCGGACGGGCCTCGGCGTGCTGGCGCGCGGGGAGCAGCTCGGCATCTACCCGGAGGGCACGCGCAGCCCGGACGGGCGCCTCTACCGCGGCCGCACGGGCGTCGCCCGCATGGTGCTCGAGGGGCGCGTCCCGGTCGTCCCGGTCGCCATGGTCGGCACGCGCGAGGTCATGGCGATCGGTCAGCACGTGCCGAAGATCAAGCGCGTCGGGGTCGTCTTCGGCGAGCCCCTCGACTTCTCCCGCTTCACGGGCCTGGAGTCGGACCGCTTCATCCTCCGCAGCGTGACCGACGAGATCATGCACGAGCTCCGACGCCTGAGTCACCAGGAGTACGCCGACGTGTATGCGTCGAGCGTGAAGGAGCGCGGCGCAGCGGCCCTCCGGTCCACGGGGCAGCGCGTCGGTTCCACCGCTGGGGAACAGGGCGCCACGCTTCCACGTTAG
- a CDS encoding class II 3-deoxy-7-phosphoheptulonate synthase, translating to MIEGLDYWRTLPIKQQPAWPDPVAAEAASAEIATFPPLVFAGEVDVLRDRLAAAARGQAFLLQGGDCAETFAGATADAIRNRVKTILQMAVVLTYGASTPVIKMGRMAGQFAKPRSSDFETRGDVTLPAYRGDIINGYDFTPESRQADPQRLVRGYHTAASTLNLIRAFTQGGFADLRQVHSWNKGFAENPANARYEHLAREIDRAIRFMEAAGADFDELKHVEFYASHEGLLMDYERPMTRIDSRSGLPYDTSGHFVWIGERTRDIDGAHVDFLSRVRNPIGVKLGPSTSASDMEALIDKLDPEREPGRLTFITRMGAGLVREKLPPLLEAIKGMDANPLWVSDPMHGNGLTTPTGYKTRRFDDVVDEVRGFFEAHRAVGTYPGGIHVELTGDDVTECLGGSEHIDEETLATRYESLCDPRLNHMQSLELAFLVAEELSAAPRS from the coding sequence GTGATCGAGGGGCTCGACTATTGGCGGACGCTCCCGATCAAGCAGCAGCCGGCGTGGCCCGACCCGGTCGCGGCTGAGGCCGCATCGGCCGAGATCGCGACCTTCCCGCCGCTCGTGTTCGCTGGCGAGGTCGACGTGCTGCGCGACCGGCTCGCGGCGGCGGCTCGGGGTCAGGCCTTCCTCCTCCAGGGCGGTGACTGCGCCGAGACGTTCGCCGGTGCGACCGCCGACGCCATCCGCAACCGGGTGAAGACGATCCTGCAGATGGCCGTCGTCCTGACGTACGGCGCCTCCACGCCCGTCATCAAGATGGGACGCATGGCGGGGCAGTTCGCCAAGCCGCGGTCGAGCGACTTCGAGACCCGCGGTGACGTCACCCTGCCCGCCTACCGCGGCGACATCATCAACGGCTACGACTTCACGCCGGAGTCCCGGCAGGCGGATCCCCAGCGTCTCGTGCGGGGGTACCACACCGCGGCGTCGACCCTGAACCTCATCCGCGCCTTCACGCAGGGCGGGTTCGCCGACCTCCGACAGGTGCACAGCTGGAACAAGGGCTTCGCCGAGAACCCGGCGAACGCGCGGTACGAGCACCTGGCCCGCGAGATCGACCGCGCCATCCGGTTCATGGAGGCCGCGGGCGCGGACTTCGACGAACTCAAGCACGTCGAGTTCTACGCGTCCCACGAGGGCCTCCTCATGGACTACGAGCGCCCGATGACGCGTATCGACTCCCGGTCCGGTCTGCCGTACGACACCTCCGGCCACTTCGTGTGGATCGGGGAGCGCACGCGCGACATCGACGGCGCGCACGTCGACTTCCTGTCGCGGGTTCGGAACCCGATCGGCGTGAAGCTCGGGCCGTCGACCTCGGCCTCCGACATGGAGGCGCTCATCGACAAGCTCGACCCCGAGCGCGAGCCGGGCCGCCTGACGTTCATCACGCGCATGGGGGCGGGCCTCGTCCGCGAGAAGCTCCCGCCCCTGCTCGAGGCGATCAAGGGCATGGACGCCAACCCGCTCTGGGTCTCCGACCCGATGCACGGCAACGGCCTGACGACGCCGACCGGCTACAAGACGCGGCGTTTCGACGACGTCGTGGACGAGGTCCGCGGCTTCTTCGAGGCCCACCGCGCGGTCGGGACCTACCCGGGCGGCATCCACGTCGAACTCACGGGCGACGACGTCACCGAGTGCCTCGGTGGGTCCGAGCACATCGACGAGGAGACCCTCGCCACCCGGTACGAGTCGCTCT